The Gossypium hirsutum isolate 1008001.06 chromosome D03, Gossypium_hirsutum_v2.1, whole genome shotgun sequence genomic interval AGCTTTATCAGCTTATTTGCTAAGTATTTCAACTGAGAAGAACTTTCAGGTACTTTTTAGCTTGTGCATTTATAGAATCTCTCAAATATTTAATCTTTTTGGTCTATATGCTTGAAAACTATCTCTGGGTTTTGTAAGATCTTGCTCAAGCTTTgcttattttgttcatttgttgAACTTCAAGAATATATTGTGTGGAtttttttagggatttttgtGTGAAAAGACCGTATTTTTCACTTGATTACTGGGTTTTATTTAGATTTGTGGATTATAAATGCAATTTTAGCTAGAATTGATGTTTGTAGTGAAGCTTCACGTTAAGATGCGAGTTATTTTAGGGTTAAAGTATCTGGAAGGTCCCTGTATTATAGGTActggatcaaattagtccctgtattgttaaatggatcaatttagtcacTGTAATCAAATAAGTTCAAATTGTAAGAGTTAAATTAGCACGTAAACTGATGTGTGTGTGTATGTACTGCTTTTGGGTTTTTTAAGGAATTCTCCTGTGCCATTTTGAATCTTTATCAGCCATGGTGGGATGTCAATCGAGTAAAACCAAAGGGGGTAATGCCGAATCGACATCGCAAGTTAAACCGGATTCTCAGTTAGAAGCTGATTTGAGTTCGTACGAGGCTGCTTGTAGACAAGATTCGACTCTGCAACATTTTGATGTGACTCACCAGGAACATACTAACAGTGTTATCGGCACGCTTGCTGTCAGTTCGGGTGTTCAATCGGTATCCTTTAACACGCTCCAAGAGGTTACCAGTTGTCTTCTCGAAACAAATCAGGCAGTAGTGAAAGTCATTTTGGAATGTCAAAGAGATATATGGAACAATTCAGAGTTGTTTTCTTTGGTTGAGGAATACTTTGAGAACAGCAAGAAGACTTTAGATTTTTGTACCATGCTCGAAAATTGCCTCAAACGAGCTCGGAATGATCAGTTGATCATTCAATTGGCGGTTAAGTATTTCGATGAAGAGGTTGGATTAGAAGTTGGGGTCGATGAGAAGAAATTCGTGAAGACCTTGGAAGAACTGAGGAGATTTAAAGCAGCTGACAAGCCTTTCCCGAAGGAGTTCTTTGTACTGTTAGATTTGGTCCGTAAGCAGCAAGAATCGATGCTAGGGAAGTTGCTAGTTCGGAAAAGGAAGCTTGATAAGaaattaaaatctttaaaaacatGGAGGAGAGTGTCGAATGTCTTGTTTGTAGCAACGTTTGTCTCCGTGTTGATCTTTTCCGTGGTGGCAGCAGCTGTATCTGCACCACCCGTTGTGACAGCTTTAGCAAGTGCATTGACTGTTCCTATCGGTTTGGTTGGAAAATGGTGCACCTCTCTTTGGAAGCGGTACGAGAAAGAGGTGAAAGAGCAGATGGGGTTAACAAACACAATGGAGCTCTTTGCTCGCATTACGATTTATGATATGGATGACATAAGGGTGCTCGTGACCAATTTAGAGATTAAAATCGAGTCATTATTGAAGACTGCCGATTTTGCCCTCGGTGAAGAAGATGCGTTGAAGCTTGCAATGGATGAAATCAAGAAAAAGTTAGGAGAATTTATGGAAATCATCGAGAAATTAGGTCAACAAGCCGATAAGTGTAGCCGTGATATTAGGATGGCGAGGGCAGTGATTTTGCAGCGGATGATGACACACTCTAGCACATCAACAACCGGAGACATGCCTCTGGATCTCTAGCAACAACGTACCAACCTCGCTGTGTTTGTCTTATACCGAATATTTACGCTCTCGAGAATGCCAAATCTGAAACGTACCTGCTAGTCCAATGTTATATACGGTGTTTTCGACGATATCTAATACATGCTTGTTTCGTAGCAGGTGTTGTTGTACTTCATATTGTAACGGTGCTATGGGTATTCCGTTGATGAACCGGATCTCTTTGTTACCATTAGCAGTTAGAGTAAGGTGTGAAAGTTGAAAGAGTCTGAGTTCAAAACTTCCAAATGATTGAATTAGATGTgttggaaataaaaataaagatttattttggttttagtccctctattatgctATCATTTAAGATTCCATTTCTCTTACTTTAATATTGTTAATTGTGTATGGTGTAACGACATTAactaataatgtttttaattcCAAAAACGGTCCCAATGATTTAATTAACACGTTGACAGATGTTATCCATTTCCCACGGTGCCaaaccattatttatttatttaatcgtGTAGCATGttagtcttttttttaatacaagAGATAGACAAAGCCGTGATTAGTACGATTCGAACTTGGATCATATTTGGGATAGCAAATATTCTGATCGTCAAGTTAACATATGGGGTTCATGtcagatgaaaattttaataaaaaaagactaatttactctttaatctaatatacataaaaataatttatgtattttttttaaataaaagaaactaaataGAGCTTCGTTCATACTTTTACCTTTTAAATTCTCTATTTTAATACTTtcggtttaaaaaatatttttatcccTGTCTTCCACGGCCTAGTGTTTCTGGGTCAACGACTTTCATTGTAAGGGTCTTTGAACCCTCGGCCATGTGCTAACACTTGAAAAGCCAGAACTTTTCAAGATCTTGTTTGTTTTGTTCATTTGTTGAACTTCAAGGGATTTTCTTGGATTTTCCAAGGAATTTTTCGTGTGAGAAGACGATCTTAGTTCGCTTGATTACTGGGTTTTACATAGATTTGAATCTATTATCAGCCACGATGGCATCATCTACTGTCCCGATTCGTACTGACAGGATCATCAACTCACTTCCGGTCGATTCGGACTTGAGGTCTTTGATGATGGAATACTTTGCCAACTTCGAAAAGACTTTAGAATACTGTACTGCCCTTAAGGATTGCCTCGAACATGCTCCAACCAATCACTCAATTATTGAGTCGGCGGTTAAATGTTATGATGAAGAGGCAAAATTAGTAGTCGGGACCGTCGAGAAGAATTCCGTTAAGGCCTTGGAGGAACTGAGGAGGTTCAAAGCAGCTGAAGAGCATTTCGTTATGGAGTTCCTTGAACTGAAAAGAATGGCCCATATGCGGTACGAATCGATGCAAGGGAAGGTGTGTGCTCGGAAGAAAACGCTCGAAAAGAAAGTGGAATCATGGGAAACATGGAGGAGGGTGTCAGTGGCCTTTCTTGTTGCCGCTTTTATTTCCGTATTGGTTTTTTCCGTGGTGGCGGCAGTCAAATCCGCAAAGCCTGTCATAATAGGTTTGGCAAGTGCGTTGACGACTGCTATAGTTCCGTTGGGAACATGGTGCAACAATTCTTGGAAGCGGAACAAGGAAAAgataaagatgaagaagaagtTAACAGCTATAATGGAGATCTTTGGTTCTAGTGCAACCACCATATGGATGCTTGTTGAACAATTGGAAATTAAGAAAGCGTCACTGTCGGACTCCGTTGATTACGTGCTCAAAGAAGGATATACTTTGAAGGCTGGGATGGATGATATCAACAAAAAATTGAAACTTGTTACGCCTATCATCACAGATTTGCTTCGAGAGACCCATGACTGTAGCTGTAAATTTAGGAAGGATCAGAAAGAGATTCAGCGGCAGATGATGCACATGCTCTAGCACATCAACATCAACCGGAGAGCGAAGACAATCCCTTGGGAACTCTAGCAATGACATACCTCACCGTATTTATGGCGTATCGGTTTTACATTCCGATTTATGTGCATTCAGGTTTGTGATTACATATATGATCTAATGATTCTATGGTCCTATGTGATCATATACATTTGACCCGAAACAGGTGGTGTTGTACTTTAGTCTCTTAAAGTGCTATCCCTATACCCCCGAATCTGGTTTTCTTTGGACCAATTTCGGTGATGAATTGGAACTCTTTGTTAccttgaaaataaatattattacattGACAAATCCTTTAAATTGGATATGTATATTCAGCTGTGAGAATGcatacatttatttatatatatgtgtgatgcAATGCTGCTATGTTCCTACTGTTGATTGAATCATTTGTTTCCCAGCAGGTGGTGTTGTACTTTAGTCTCTTAAAGTGCTATCCCTATTCCCCCGAATCCGGTTTTCTTTGGACTGATTTCGACAATGAATTGGAATTCTTTGTTAccttgaaaataaatattattacattGACAAATGCTTTAAATTGGATATGTAGATTCAGCTGTGAGAAtgcatacatttatttttatatgtgtgTGTGATGCAATGCTGCTATGTTCTTAGTGTTGATTGAATCATTAGCCCCCGATCTCCAGGCTTATTTCCTAGCAGGTGTTGTTGTACTTTAGTCTCTTAAAGTGCTATCCCTATTCCCCCGAATCCGGTTTTCTTTGGACTGATTTCGGCGGTAAACCGGAACTCTTTGTTaccttgaaaaaaaatattattacattGACAAATGTTTTAAACTGGATATGTAGACTCAGCTGTGAGAATGCATACgtttatttatatatgtgtgtgatgcAATGCTGCTATGTTCTTAGTGTTGATTGAATCATTAGCCCCCGATCTCCATGCTTGTTTCCTAGCAGGTGTTGTTGTACTTTAGTTTCTTAAAGTGCTATCCCTATTCTCCCTAATCCTGTTTTCTTTGGACCGATTTCAGCGATGAATCGGAACTCTTTGTTACCTTGAAAAAGAATATTATTACATTGACAAATGCTTTACATTGGATATATACGTTCAGCTGTGAGAATGcatacatttatttatatatgtgtgtgtgatgCAATGTTGCTATGTTATTAGTGTTGACTGAATCATTAGCCCCCCATCTCCATGCTTGTTTCCTAGCAGGTGGTGTTGTACTTTAGTCTCTTAAAGTGCTATCCCTATTACCCCGAATCCGGTTTTCTTTGGACCGATTTCGACAATGAATTAGAATTCTTTGTTaccttaaaaaatattattacattGACAAATGCTTTAAATTGgatatgcttttttttttctacataagaacaggaaaagaaaaaataaataaataggtgttaaattttttttatttaccaaaatattacaatttttttatttagcaaaatataccaaaaaaaaaaacctgacacAGCCTGATCAGGCCAATGTGATTGGCAGCACCAAAGGTGCCAATgtgattggcggcaccaatggtgccgaAGGACTAAAATGTTGGTTAAGGGTAGTTTTAAGGACCTGAcatgaaaatttaccattttgaattttgaaagttaattgctGCTGTgcgcactaaaattgaaatatggctaattgccttttaagcccttcttatttattattttctttttattcctcttcaactcacttttttatttaataactctattttaatttattaaatttaatagtttatgtttatagataaaatagtttatgtttccattatttttttccttttgatttaatattagttaagggaatatattaaatttataaaattaaaacaatttaatttaataactctattttaatgtaataaactattctcatttaataactctattttaattttaaaaataaattaaactattttaattttataaatttaatatattcccttaactaatattaaatcaaaaggaaaaaaataacggaaacataaactattttatctatttataaatttaatatattcttaATAGACTTATAACATAAACATGTTagactattttaattaaaatagtctCTTAAGATATTATGAAGcaacaaattttatatttcagtaaattttatattttaaatgaaaatagagttattaaatgagaatagtttattaaattaaaatagagttattaaataagaatagtttattaaattaaatagagttattacttaattagaattctaagtatcttaattatcacttaactaatattagatttaattaaaaaattaatacaaatacCAGGCATGCCTTATTGAAAAACCAGAAGTAATAATAAAACTGATCACCCATAAATGTaacccaaatagaaaaaataaattataattatattatatactcttaataactctatttagtaaatttttaaataaattattctcatcaaattatcaaaataatacataaaatgcgaattagtttatactttttaaatagctttatcttaggtaaaatatatttactttaataataaaataaagggtttttatgagtaaaaatcatagattaagagcttatttaactacaaaaataagttgatggcttgtttattaaataaaaaagtgagttgaaggggaataaaaaga includes:
- the LOC121202996 gene encoding UPF0496 protein At2g18630, whose product is MVGCQSSKTKGGNAESTSQVKPDSQLEADLSSYEAACRQDSTLQHFDVTHQEHTNSVIGTLAVSSGVQSVSFNTLQEVTSCLLETNQAVVKVILECQRDIWNNSELFSLVEEYFENSKKTLDFCTMLENCLKRARNDQLIIQLAVKYFDEEVGLEVGVDEKKFVKTLEELRRFKAADKPFPKEFFVLLDLVRKQQESMLGKLLVRKRKLDKKLKSLKTWRRVSNVLFVATFVSVLIFSVVAAAVSAPPVVTALASALTVPIGLVGKWCTSLWKRYEKEVKEQMGLTNTMELFARITIYDMDDIRVLVTNLEIKIESLLKTADFALGEEDALKLAMDEIKKKLGEFMEIIEKLGQQADKCSRDIRMARAVILQRMMTHSSTSTTGDMPLDL
- the LOC107909373 gene encoding UPF0496 protein At2g18630, which gives rise to MASSTVPIRTDRIINSLPVDSDLRSLMMEYFANFEKTLEYCTALKDCLEHAPTNHSIIESAVKCYDEEAKLVVGTVEKNSVKALEELRRFKAAEEHFVMEFLELKRMAHMRYESMQGKVCARKKTLEKKVESWETWRRVSVAFLVAAFISVLVFSVVAAVKSAKPVIIGLASALTTAIVPLGTWCNNSWKRNKEKIKMKKKLTAIMEIFGSSATTIWMLVEQLEIKKASLSDSVDYVLKEGYTLKAGMDDINKKLKLVTPIITDLLRETHDCSCKFRKDQKEIQRQMMHML